From a region of the Sebastes umbrosus isolate fSebUmb1 chromosome 10, fSebUmb1.pri, whole genome shotgun sequence genome:
- the LOC119496055 gene encoding LOW QUALITY PROTEIN: peroxisomal N(1)-acetyl-spermine/spermidine oxidase-like (The sequence of the model RefSeq protein was modified relative to this genomic sequence to represent the inferred CDS: deleted 1 base in 1 codon) produces MVCQPPINTEEEEEEEEEEEEVVVLIAVSAEAAMALSVDATIVIIGCGISGLAAAHRLVNTGFHHVRILEATARSGGRIKTGRLGDNIVEIGANWIHGPSEENPVFRLAREYGLLDPEALTPENQAMDVGGHPPWVPNVFSSSGRKLNPEDFSPAQEMFVELLEECSEFASGGGEPFASMGDFIRSEVQQRAAEKWKDIDATTRSLRLCLISNMLKVECSVNGAHSLDEVGLGAFGLYKTLPGLDCTFPGGYEGLIKHLMSELPSGLVSYNQPVRCVHWNNTEERENPVMIECDDEERIAADHVIVTVPLGYLKKHHSALFRPPLPLHKLHSVQRLGFGTNNKIQVEFDSPWWDADCEAIYLVWEDEDAMVDQVPDVQRSWIKKLFGFTVLKPTERYGHVLCGWIAGHESEYMETLSEQEVTHAVTQLIRRFTGNPTITPRRVLRSQWFHDSWTCGSYSYPGIGCSHQDLDNMMEPLPTKGSQSQPLQVLFAGEATHHCYYSTVHGALLTGWREADRLIAHYSTISPSEPSKSKL; encoded by the exons atggtttgccaaccgccaataaacaccgaagaagaagaagaagaagaagaagaagaagaagaagtagtagttCTTATTGCAGTAAGTGCAGAAGCAGCTATGGCTCTGAGTGTGGACGCTACAATAGTGATAATAGGATGCGGGATATCAGGTCTAGCAGCGGCTCACCGGCTCGTTAACACGGGATTTCATCACGTGAGGATACTTGAAGCGACTGCAAGAAGCGGAGGAAGAATAAAGACCGGCAGACTGG GTGATAATATTGTTGAGATAGGGGCAAACTGGATCCATGGACCGTCCGAGGAGAACCCAGTGTTTCGTCTGGCCCGTGAGTACGGGCTCCTGGATCCAGAGGCCCTCACCCCAGAGAACCAGGCCATGGACGTCGGAGGACATCCCCCCTGGGTTCCCAATGTCTTCAGCAGTTCAg GTCGGAAGCTAAATCCTGAGGACTTCTCTCCTGCTCAGGAGATGTTTGTTGAGCTGCTGGAGGAATgttcagagtttgcgagtggaggaggagaaccCTTTGCCTCTATGGGAGATTTCATACGGTCAGAG GTTCAACAACGAGCAGCAGAGAAGTGGAAAGATATCGATGCGACCACCAGATCTCTGCGTCTGTGTTTGATCAGTAACATGTTGAAGGTGGAGTGCAGTGTTAATGGGGCTCACAGCTTGGATGAGGTGGGCCTGGGGGCCTTTGGCCTATACAAGACTCTTCCTGGACTGGACTGTACATTCCCAGG TGGGTACGAAGGTCTGATCAAACACTTGATGTCGGAGCTCCCCAGTGGTTTAGTGAGCTACAATCAGCCTGTTCGCTGTGTCCACTGGAACAAcactgaggagagagaaaaccCGGTGATGATCGAGTGTGATGATGAGGAGAGAATCGCTGCGGATCATGTTATTGTCACAGTACCTTTAG GATACCTAAAGAAGCACCATTCAGCCTTGTTccgtcctcctctccctctacACAAGCTGCACTCCGTCCAGAGACTAGGTTTtggaacaaacaataaaatacaagtggAGTTTGATTCACCGTGGTGGGATGCCGACTGTGAGGCTATCTATCTTGTGTGGGAAGATGAG GATGCCATGGTGGACCAGGTGCCAGATGTACAGAGGTCCTGGATAAAGAAGTTATTTGGCTTCACTGTGCTCAAACCCACTGAAAG GTATGGGCATGTTCTGTGTGGCTGGATTGCTGGCCATGAGTCAGAGTATATGGAGACACTTTCTGAACAAGAGGTCACACACGCTGTCACACAACTCATCCGCAGATTTACAG GAAACCCTACCATCACCCCGAGGAGAGTCCTACGCTCCCAGTGGTTTCATGACTCCTGGACATGTGGATCTTACAGTTACCCAGGAATAGGCTGTTCACATCAGGACCTGGACAACATGATGGAGCCCCTGCCTACGAAGGGATCACAGTCACAA CCCCTGCAGGTGTTGTTTGCTGGAGAGGCC ACGCATCACTGCTACTACTCCACCGTCCATGGAGCTCTTCTCACTGGGTGGAGGGAAGCTGACAGACTCATCGCTCACTACTCAACCATCAGTCCATCTGAACCGTCCAAGTCAAAGCTTTAA
- the mtg1 gene encoding mitochondrial ribosome-associated GTPase 1 — MKLYHALRHVGGFRSGFDFGGREVAHWFPGHMAKGLKQMRASLKSVDCIVEIHDARIPFSGRNPVFQETLDVRPHLLILNKMDLADLSNKQRILKKLERNGVRNVLFTDSLKQRDDNIKKLVPMVVEIIESKPRFNRDENTNYCLMVIGVPNVGKSSLINSLRRTNLKKGRASRVGGEPGITRAVLTKIQVCERPIMHLLDTPGVLPPKIESVETGMKLALCGTILDHLVGEDIIADYLLYSLNRLGKFSYVEKYDLQEPSDDIQHVLKRIAVKLGKTQRVKAFTGVGNVTITVPNYSAAAYDFIRTFRKGELGQVMLD; from the exons ATGAAGCTGTACCACGCGCTCCGTCATGTCGGAGGGTTCAGGAGCGGGTTCGACTTCGGTGGACGGGAGGTAGCTCACTGGTTCCCCGGACACATGGCGAAAG GACTGAAGCAGATGAGAGCCAGCCTGAAGAGTGTGGACTGCATCGTAGAGATCCATGATGCCAGA ATCCCCTTCTCTGGAAGAAACCCTGTGTTTCAGGAGACTCTAGATGTCCGACCCCACCTGCTAATTCTCAACAAGATGGACCTCGCTGATCTGTCCAACAAGCAG AGAATCCTGAAGAAGCTAGAAAGAAACGGTGTGAGGAATGTTCTCTTCACAGACAGCTTAAAACAGAGAGACGACAACATCAAAAAG ttgGTGCCAATGGTGGTGGAAATTATTGAGAGCAAACCACGCTTTAACAGAGATGAG AATACAAATTATTGCCTGATGGTGATCGGAGTGCCCAACGTGGGGAAGTCATCTCTTATTAACTCATTAAGAAGaacaaacttaaaaaaag GTCGTGCATCTCGAGTAGGCGGGGAGCCGGGTATAACTAGAGCGGTCCTCACGAAAATTCAG GTTTGTGAGCGACCCATAATGCACCTGTTGGACACACCAGGAGTCTTGCCTCCTAAGATTGAGAGCGTTGAAACAGGCATGAAGCTGGCTTTATGTG GAACTATTCTGGACCATTTAGTGGGTGAAGACATTATCGCTGACTACTTACTCTATTCTCTGAACAGGCTAGGGAAGTTCAG tTATGTGGAGAAATACGACCTCCAAGAGCCGAGCGATGACATCCAGCATGTCCTCAAACGCATCGCTGTAAAACTTGGAAAGACGCAACGGGTCAAAGCCTTTACGGGAGTGG GGAACGTCACCATCACCGTCCCAAACTACTCAGCAGCAGCTTACGATTTCATAAGAACCTTCAGGAAAGGAGAGCTGGGACAAGTGATGCTGGACTGA
- the sprn gene encoding shadow of prion protein: protein MSGMTQVVAACWTCLLLSAFLCEPVLSKGGRGGSRGSSRGSHSGRSTAGSYRGGGAYGGTRSRARAVGRSSPVRVAAAAAAGAAVALTADKWYASAYRRSNADISDEDPDYYNRTNYFDALMSGSTQNDSSLSQLISIIIATLCPKYGLLMDSIL from the coding sequence ATGTCAGGAATGACCCAAGTGGTTGCAGCATGCTGGACCTGCCTCCTGCTCTCTGCTTTCCTGTGCGAGCCGGTGCTGTCCAAGGGTGGTCGTGGAGGGTCTCGGGGCTCCTCTCGAGGCTCCCACTCCGGCCGTTCCACGGCGGGGAGTTACCGGGGAGGAGGCGCCTACGGTGGGACCCGCTCTCGCGCCAGGGCGGTGGGGCGGTCGTCCCCGGTGAGGGTGGCggccgcagcagcagctgggGCAGCGGTGGCTTTAACGGCGGATAAATGGTACGCCTCGGCCTACCGCCGCAGCAACGCCGACATCTCAGACGAAGACCCGGATTACTACAACAGGACCAATTACTTTGATGCACTAATGTCAGGCTCAACTCAAAACgattcttctctctctcaactGATTTCTATCATTATTGCAACACTTTGCCCAAAATATGGACTCTTAATGGACAGTATACTGTAG